From the genome of Geobacter sp. SVR, one region includes:
- the rpsB gene encoding 30S ribosomal protein S2 → MSSISMKELLEAGVHFGHQTKRWNPKMKPYIFGARNGIYIIDLQKTVRYFKSAYNFVKESAQEGSTVLFVGTKKQAQDSVAEEALRCGQFYVNQRWLGGMLTNFATVKQSIDRLKRIDTMFEDGTIEAYPKKERMLLEKDREKLQKTLGGIKGMHKLPSVLFVIDPKNEEIAVQEANKLGIPVVAIVDTNCDPDPIDHVIPGNDDAIRAIRLLTSKIADAVLEGGQARNAALQADTEGASEEAVEAEAAVEA, encoded by the coding sequence ATGTCAAGCATCAGTATGAAGGAACTGCTGGAAGCCGGCGTCCACTTCGGACACCAGACCAAGCGCTGGAACCCCAAGATGAAGCCCTACATTTTCGGGGCTCGCAACGGCATCTACATCATCGACCTCCAGAAGACCGTCCGCTACTTCAAATCCGCTTACAACTTCGTCAAGGAATCTGCTCAGGAAGGCAGCACCGTGCTGTTCGTCGGCACCAAGAAGCAGGCCCAGGATTCGGTCGCCGAAGAGGCGCTGCGCTGCGGCCAGTTCTATGTCAACCAGCGCTGGCTGGGTGGCATGCTGACCAACTTTGCCACGGTCAAGCAGAGTATCGATCGCCTCAAAAGGATCGATACCATGTTCGAGGACGGCACCATCGAAGCCTATCCCAAAAAAGAGCGCATGCTGCTTGAGAAGGACCGCGAGAAGCTCCAGAAAACCCTGGGCGGCATCAAGGGCATGCACAAACTCCCCAGCGTCCTGTTCGTCATCGACCCCAAAAACGAAGAAATCGCCGTCCAGGAAGCCAACAAGCTCGGCATCCCGGTAGTCGCCATTGTCGATACCAACTGCGATCCCGATCCGATCGACCATGTCATCCCCGGCAACGACGATGCCATCCGCGCTATCCGCCTGCTGACCTCCAAGATCGCTGATGCGGTCCTCGAAGGGGGCCAGGCCCGCAACGCAGCTCTTCAGGCCGATACGGAAGGGGCCTCTGAAGAGGCTGTCGAAGCCGAAGCCGCAGTAGAAGCCTAA